Part of the Quercus robur chromosome 5, dhQueRobu3.1, whole genome shotgun sequence genome, AAGAAGGGTATTCCCTGTAATTATGAAAAACTTCTAGGTGATTTATATCTACATCctggaaaactttttttttcatagtgtGTTTTActtcttataaaaattattttctttgagaGTTGAGACTAAAAGCActgcttcttcttcctcatGGCGCTACTGGCTCAGGGTGGGTGCGCACGGTTGCACGTGCCACGCCATGCGCACGTTAGACCACAGAGAGTACTGAGTCCGTTTGCTACTCTATCTCCAGGTCCAGGTCGAGTTGGAAGCCAAAGCATGGAGTGGGTCGAAGCAACTTCGAGCTTTTTCCAACAAGACTCAAGGCCCATCATGTTATTTGACGGTACGTACGTAATATACATATGTATATGTACATGTACATGTACAAAGTAAATCTTAAGTTTAAGAATACAAAGTAAACCAATAACTGTCTATGTACATGTACTCTACCTGTACTTGTTTCTTTCATATGATATATATGTGTTAGGGACGAGGATTCTGTTACTTGAGTACTggaattttttggttgaaatttgaaaaaatggttCATTTGAATGAATGATTCAAAAAATGTTAGTTTATAGTCCTATAATAGAACTAATAGAGGAcacccaaaaattaatttacaacAATTTCTCACATATGGACTATTAAagacaaatttcaaaattgcaAATTGTGGTAGCTAGGCTAATTTAGGAATATTAtgaattttgttgtgttttattacaaatttttttggtcaaattATAGTTAGGCTTATGTTTGGCTGAAACAATTTGAGGCCTTATTGGAGCATATTCTTATATTTAGATATgaattagataatatttattttttttttaaacccattaTTGTTCATTTTCAGATGtgaaattactaattaagtttttgtgaaGTTTTGGTGACGTGTTCTTTTCAATCTTAATCTTTAGTTTAGTTTGAAATATTCAATCTTTGGTATGGTTTTCTCAATTTCACTTTACAAAAGCAATGTATTAGTAAAATTCTGTAAGAGATAATGTATTTGGAGAAAGaaatatagcattttttttttatatgtgaatTGGAGTATTTTCTTCTGTTagtatatttctttttaaaaatttgtttttaaaaaaatatataaataactaaTATCAGAACAAATTTCTTGTTTGTTCCACCCCAAAATGAATGATCAGATTTTTATTATAAGATATTTTGCAACTTATGGGCACTTAAACTTGCCCCATCCTAACTCTTTGTAGGATGTCCAACTAAGCCCATGGACCGaagcttttgtttttcttttactatgTAATGTAAATAAAGAGGAGAGGAATGCTTATCTGATAACTAACTTCAAGTAACTACTATACACGTGCATAGAATGGTGCTTGGATAGGCAAATTGTAGTTTTTATgtaacatgaaatgcatatatACTTTCTTTCCCAGAGTctgaacaaattaaattaagGGGCAATTAATGAATGACAAAGTTTAAAGTAATTCTACCTGAGTTTTCTGTTTGATGtatctgtattttttttgttctggtAAGTAAATGCTAAATTTGGTTTGACAGGTGTATGCAACTTATGTAATGGGGGTGTGAAGTTTGTGCGTGAAAATGATCGAAATAGGTCagtgtttctttccttcttgtAAATTCTGATTACAACGATTCTCAAATGTTTGGACCAATGGCTCACAATTAACttgtaatatttgtttttttttttttttttgggggggggtggTGTTGTTAAATTACAGTTTCATTTTTGGTATCCACATGCAAACAAATTAATGAGTTTAGGCCCACTTTACTTAAGATGTTTGCTGgaagatgaaagaaaatgagGAAGGAACTCTTTAGGCTGAAGTTATTTCGCATTGGAAATTTACCTTGTTACAAAAATGTGTTCTGCATCTTGAGCTTCAATAAGATACTAAGTTACTAACCTTCACGTTTATGGTCCTGGTTTAGGTTCATCCTGAGTTTCACTGTAATGGCCATTGAGTAATTTTATTGCTGATGCTATTCCAAGATAAATCCATATTAAAGACTTAATGATAAAATATGAGCTTTCTAAAAAATAGATAGGGAATGCTTCTTTtctgcaagaaaagaaaaaagtctttATATGCACtttcatattttcattaaaatgaaTTCCTTACCATGTTTATAGGGTAGTTTTACCACTTGAGATCTATTCATTTGCTCTTTTGTATCTCATTATTAACAGAAGCATAAGATTTGAGCCTCTTCAAAGTGAAGCAGGCAAGAAATTGCTTAGGAGGTCTGGAAGAGCTCCTGATGATATCTCCAGTGTTGTACTTGTTGAAAAGGATAGGTTTGTATATTACTGGTTCAATTCGCTTAATTGTGATAAACAATAATCATGTGCCTAGCATAACTGCACGAATTCAATTACCAATCATCAAATCATCCATAGTAGTTCATTTTGGTTGTGAAGATGTTGGACACACAGAAAAGATTGGTTTCTAAATTCAACAATTCCTAGCTGAATAAATATCCATATTCCTGCTACTTGTCAACAGATGGATTACtacaaatttctttttgttcaaaaaGAGGTTATTAGTTAGGACATAGAAGATAGATATAAAGATATATTGCCCAATGAAAACTGAGAAACCATGCTGGATTTCAGATCATACATCAAGTCAGAAGCTGTGCTGAAAATAATGGAATACATAGACTTACCCTTCCCTCAGTTGGCACTTTTTCTACAGTTTGTGCCTTTGTAAGTACTACCTTTCCAGTTTCCAGTGCTGTTTTGTTTGTCACTTCAGATTTGAATCTAATGGAAGCAACCAGAGATGATCACTTATTTACCCCTTTTCATGGATGATTGCAGGTTCATAAGGGATTTCCTATATGATAATGTGGCAAACAACCGTTACACATTTTTTGGCCGCTCAGAATCATGTGAgatataaacaaatttattcATCGTACTTAGATTAATTCAATATACGGTAAAGTCCAAAAGTAAGGTCTCTTCCTGTGGTCCACTAATATTGTTTTCCCAGAATAAATTGAAGTTGTAATGATATTTATCAACTGATGTTTATTTGTGTATGTTATATAGCTTAGCTTTTCAAGTGACTTAATTGTGTTGCCAGgcagaaggaaaagaagaattaaATAATATGACTACAAAATTCCAATAAAATATGGTTGTAAGATTCtaatttccttctttctttcccCTCTAATTTCTTGGCAATTAATAGAAGCAAATAAatagtagagaaaaaaaaaaagaaagagaaaaaagaaaaaaagaaaaaaaaaagtaacccaTTTGGGCATATTGAAATAATGCTTAAAGGTGGTTATTGAAGTCTTCTTTCAAAAATGTTAATCAAGAAATTACAATTTTGAGAAGATCTCTTTTATATCACTACTTAagataaaattttttggcatttctctcattttcttttatctatGGGAAGACCCCCTGCTAAGAGCTCATTACTCATAGTATGCATCTCTCCTGTgaatatttctttcattttcttgctTAAATTTTCTCATCTATTCTCCAAGGAATTATATTAGAGTATACGAATAAACTCAACAAagagacttttttattttattttatttatatatatttatattcaagaaaaaaaaaaaaaaaaaaaaaaacctttctcAAAATACTCAATGGCTATGCAAATTGTTGAAGTGGGCTTGCGTCAGTTgcgtgtgtggcttgaattgccacaagcccataAGGCCCTACCAAGCCCAATTCGGTCATAGTAATTGACCGAATACAAGTTGTATTTGGAGTCTTGGAATTGACTTGATAAAGTAGCGggcgtgcacacacacacacacacatatatttatatatgtgtgtgcacaCTTTTTTATGATATGTGGCAGTAAGAGTAATTCCAAGAAGTCCTAGTACCGTATAActatataacaataaaataagaagAGAAGTACAGCCGCATTAGAGAAAAAATTGTGGGTTTTTCAGTCTTGTGTTTTtcttgtgagagagagagaattagggTGTAATTGAAATTTGAGTTTCTTGATAGTGTTCTTGTACACTGTTGTATCTCCctatttttatagtgaaatttctccATCGTCGCTGTGGAGGTAGGCAgtttgccgaaccacgtaaattcttgtattatttgtgtgtatttttaattatattctgCTTATTTACTATTATTAATTTGAGTCCTAGGGTGCTagtttgcacaacaagtggtattagagcaagGTTAGGATTTAATCCTTTGAATACAGTAAAGATGTTAAGTACAAGGTGAATGAAGGATCTCCTAATTCAACAACGAATTCATAAGGCCTTGCTTGGGAAGGAGAAGAAACTGGAAAAGATGAAGGATGAAGAATGGGTAGAGATGGATGAGAAAGCAGCTAGCGCTATTCGTCTCAACCTAGGTGATGAGGTTATTCACAACATCCTAGAATCAAAGACCACAAAGGAATTTTGGGAAAAACTAGAATGTCTTTATATGAGAAAGAATCTGACAAACAAGTTTTATGTGAAGAAGTAATTGTATAGTTTGCATATGAAGGAGGGTTCAGATTTGTTGGAGCATCTCAACATGTTTAACAAGTTGAACACCCAATTGTCAAGTTTTGAGGTGAATTATGAGGACGAAGATAAAACGTTACTCTTATTAGCATTGCTTCCTACACATTTTGATCATCTAGTGACTACGTTGTTCTATGGGAAAGAGATTGTAGTACTCGATGAGGTGACTAGTGCTTTCTTGTCACATGTGAAGATGAAGCAAGATGGTAATGGTTCTCAAGCTGATGGAATTGTTGTAAAGTTAGAGTTGAGCAATCGAGGTAGAAGCGAGTCAAGATCTAACGGGAACATATCTCAGTCTATATCACGTGCAAACAAAGATGTAGAGTGCTTTTATTGTCACAAGAAAGGGCACTACAAGAATCAATTTGAAGAGTTGAAAGAGCATATAGAGCATTCGCATCAGTCCGGTTAAACTTTTCCGTCTATTTTATACTAagatcctatatatatatatttttttttacactatcacttttccaaaacacacacatcagtttatttattttacaatctactttacttaaataatattatttattctttttttattacttatttattaaaatctCTCCTTCATCTGAACCGtatctctcactctcaaatATCAATTCCAAAAGTCTCTTTCTCATTCCTCCCTCAACTATCTTCCTCTCTCAAACACTCACACACGGCGGCAGATCTGGTGGCAGAGCGGCAGCAGATCGGTGGCTGTAGTGGTTTCGTTTGGTTTTTTCACGTGGGTTTTCGATTTGGTTTGGGATGGTTTTCCGATGGGTTGgaattgattttgagttgggtttccCGGTGGGTTTGGACTATTTTTGAGTTAGGTTTGTCAGTgagttttgattgattttgagttgggttttctAGTAGGTTTggcttgattttgagttggctTTTCTAGttgcttgtgttgattttggtttaattttccGTTGATTTTGGGTCAACTTTGTGGTGGATTATCAACTGTTCAAATGATTTGTGTTGGTGTTGGTTGGGTGGTGGGAGGTGAGGTGATGGTTGGTGGTTGGGAGGTTATCCTcggtttctttcttcttcttcttatgttTTGCTGGGTTGTTGTGAATGTTGGGATGAAGTTGTCTGATAgaggagagataaaaaaaataaaaaaatattattatacaccgctatagtaaccgtgcatattTGCACAGTTAATGTAGCAAATGTACAAATATGCACATTTTTACATCTATTGATGTGGGcagttttggagaaaaattgtgtaaattttgtcactttttttgcattttagaaGATTTAGAAGCACTGGTATGGATGCTCTTAGAGGAGAAGAATAATGGAAAGAAGTCTCTAGAATCAGCGAGTGTTGTTGAAGAAATATCAGATGACAATGAAGTTGATACAGATTTACTTTCAGTTTCATCGGGTAACAATGCTATATTGGAATATGGGGTTTTAGATTCAGCATACTCATATCATATGACTCCAAAGAAAGATTAGTTTGACACGTATAAGCCTTACAATGGTGGTATGGTCCAAATGGGTAATGATGCTACATGCCCGTTTATTGGGATTGATACTATAAAGATCAAGATGTTTGATGGAATTGTGAGAGTTCTTAGTAATGTTAAACATGTTCCAAATcttaaaaagaatttaatttccTTAAGAGTATTGGAAGATTTGGGCTATTCATACTCATCAAAGGGTGGAATCATGAAGATTACCAAAGGTGCTTTGATGGTGATGAAGGGATAGAAAGTAAGCACGCTTTACAGATTAATTGAGAACACAGTTGTAGAAAGAGTTGCAGTCACCACTCTAATGGACTCTAGCATTGACGACACAAAATTATGGCATATGCGACTTGGCCATATTGGTGAATGTGGTATGTTAGAGCTGCATAAGAGAAATTTATTGAAGGGAGTGAAGACATGCAAGCTAGACTTCTGCAAGTATGTATTGGAAGCAGCATAGAGTCAGTTTTAAGACAAGCTCTCATACAAGTAAGGGTGTTCTTACCAACATTCATTCAGATGTTTGGGGCCTAGTGTTAGTTTCTTCTCATAGCGGTGCTCAGTACTTTGTCAGTTTCATTGATGATTACTCTAGAAAggtatgaatttattttatgaagcaTAAGTCTAATGTGTTTGTCATATTTAAAAAGTGGAAAGAACAGGTTGAGAATCAAATTGGcaggaaaataaaataccttAGAACAGATAATGGACTATAGTATAGAGAAAAAgaattcataagattttgtgaatAAGAAGGTATTACTCGTCACTTCATAGTTAAAGGAACTCCACAATAGAATGGGGTTGCAGAGAGAATAAGCAGAactttaggctgtgtttggttgctgtaaaacgttttccggaaaatacatattttccggaaatgctaatttccggaaaaggaaaatatttctgtgtgtttggttgcatttcaaaaaattttccggaaaatattttctggtgtttggaaaagaagaagaaaaacacaaatctagaaaaacacaagccacaacccaGGAAAAAATCATCAACGATCGCGATCCGAGATCGCGATCTTGCTGGCGCGATCTCGcaaaggcgagatcgcgatcaacgttgtgatctcgcgaagcgtcatTCGCGAGATCGCGtcgttgatcgcgatctcgatccggcgcgatctcgcgaaggcgagatcgtgATCAatggcgcgatctcgcgaacgatgcttcgcgagatcgcgccgtcgatcgcgatctcgatccggcgcgatctcgcgaagcgtagATCGCGGTCGTTGGACTGGAGCTAGCGAGATCGGCGCGGACTGGAGCTTGGATTGGTCTTCTCCTCTCGCGCAtgcgcgctctctctctctctctctctctttttccgaaaatcctttgaagtgaaaatggaAGTGGTAATTGATTTCCGTGGtcaaaagccttttttttcGATCAACGGATTTCAATTTctggaaaatagaattttctggACCAACCAAACAGCCTCATTTCCgaaaaagcatttccggaaatgattttcacccaaaacaaacacatcCTTAGCAGAAAGAGCCAAATGCATGAGATTAAATGTAGGGTTGCCTAAAGTGTTTTGGGCAGAGACAGTTAATACAACAAGCTTCATTATTAATAGATCTCCATCATCAACCATTGATTTCAAGATTCCAGATTTCGAGTCTAAAAATCTTTGGTTGTCCAACTTATATGCATGTGTAGAGTGGAGAGCGTTCTAAATTGGATTCGAAGTCCAGAAAATGCAtatttcttggttttgaaaaatgtgttAAAGGCTACAGGCATTGGGATCCAATCCCAAAGAAAACGTTGACCAACAGAGATGTCGTATTTGATGAAGCCCATATGTTGAAACAAAATGAGGCAGAGACATGTGATGATAGTTTACGGGAGAAATTAACTGTTGAGGTGGAGTTTGACAAGAATAGTTCACCTAGTGATAAGGGTGATGATAATGATATTGATCCACAACAGCAATAAGAAGAGCCATATTCAATTGTGTTGAAATGGCTTGAATTGTAATGTCGGTGGATTGACATTACAAGCAAGCATTAAATGCTATCTTGCATGAATTGACAAAAGGTAAGGAACAAATTCTAGCAATGAATTACAATCTTGGCAATGAATGCTTGCATGCCTATATTAGAAAGTGTGGCTTGATCAACAGAGCCAAAGATTTGCAATTCAGCAAATAAGCATGCATGAAGAAATTCTACACTCCTTGCATTAAATGTTGCATGGATTCTTGGCCACTATTGTTGACTTCCTTAACAATAGAAG contains:
- the LOC126725667 gene encoding DCC family protein At1g52590, chloroplastic isoform X1, which encodes MTHHFTFTKLTSHPFLLYSLICSISLARYEKKGIPCNYEKLLGPGRVGSQSMEWVEATSSFFQQDSRPIMLFDGVCNLCNGGVKFVRENDRNRSIRFEPLQSEAGKKLLRRSGRAPDDISSVVLVEKDRSYIKSEAVLKIMEYIDLPFPQLALFLQFVPLFIRDFLYDNVANNRYTFFGRSESCEI
- the LOC126725667 gene encoding DCC family protein At1g52590, chloroplastic isoform X2 gives rise to the protein MALLAQGGCARLHVPRHAHVRPQRVLSPFATLSPGPGRVGSQSMEWVEATSSFFQQDSRPIMLFDGVCNLCNGGVKFVRENDRNRSIRFEPLQSEAGKKLLRRSGRAPDDISSVVLVEKDRSYIKSEAVLKIMEYIDLPFPQLALFLQFVPLFIRDFLYDNVANNRYTFFGRSESCEI
- the LOC126725667 gene encoding DCC family protein At1g52590, chloroplastic isoform X3 gives rise to the protein MTHHFTFTKLTSHPFLLYSLICSISLARYEKKGPGRVGSQSMEWVEATSSFFQQDSRPIMLFDGVCNLCNGGVKFVRENDRNRSIRFEPLQSEAGKKLLRRSGRAPDDISSVVLVEKDRSYIKSEAVLKIMEYIDLPFPQLALFLQFVPLFIRDFLYDNVANNRYTFFGRSESCEI